A window from gamma proteobacterium SS-5 encodes these proteins:
- a CDS encoding substrate-binding domain-containing protein: MAKLKYLIPVLAILALANWFFVGGGTDGPVLRVLAGSELKDVQPLLEQIRRETGIRLEFQFTGTLDGAEALAAGEAYDLAWFSHAKYLSLLQEKTGQRYIKGAERIMTSPVVLGVKRSLGERLGWCDGQVSWRDIAAKAAAGEFRFAMSNPAASNSGFSSVVAAQVAFSGEALSVENVDPSEMRQLAQGHKLRSGSSGWLADLYLRRQDETDGIFNYESVLLALNRNPQLKEKLCLVYPAEGIVTADYPLLLLDEAQREAYQKLVDFLKTPEMQRQLMASGWRPVSAQVALSAEFPDRLILEAPFPATVEVIDAILFAYLDRQLQPGFAIYVIDTSGSMSGEGMRQLKATLHGLTGKDSSITGQFARYRQGERIGFLPFAGKPKGLQTWDFSQDPALLAQLAQAIDGLKAKGGTAIFDALVQAYELAAIERRKQGADYPISLVLMSDGSNTSGRDEEAFQRWFEQHRPQNIPVFSVTFGNADQGQMQRIAELTGGRSFDGRKHSLSQVFKKIRGYQ; this comes from the coding sequence CCTGGCTATCCTTGCCTTGGCCAACTGGTTCTTTGTCGGTGGCGGTACTGATGGCCCGGTGCTGCGGGTTCTGGCCGGTTCTGAGCTGAAGGATGTACAGCCCCTGCTGGAGCAGATCCGCCGCGAGACCGGCATCCGCCTGGAATTCCAGTTCACCGGCACCCTGGATGGGGCCGAGGCCCTGGCGGCGGGCGAGGCCTATGACCTGGCTTGGTTCTCCCATGCCAAATACCTCAGCCTGCTGCAGGAAAAGACCGGACAGCGCTACATCAAGGGCGCGGAGCGGATCATGACCTCGCCGGTGGTGCTGGGGGTCAAGCGCAGCCTGGGCGAGCGCCTGGGCTGGTGCGATGGCCAGGTCAGCTGGCGCGACATCGCCGCCAAGGCCGCCGCCGGTGAGTTCCGCTTTGCCATGTCGAACCCGGCCGCCTCCAACTCGGGCTTCTCCAGCGTGGTCGCCGCCCAGGTGGCCTTCAGCGGCGAGGCCCTGTCGGTGGAGAACGTCGATCCCAGCGAGATGCGCCAGCTGGCCCAGGGGCACAAGCTGCGCTCCGGCAGCTCCGGCTGGCTGGCCGATCTCTACCTGCGCCGACAGGACGAGACCGACGGCATCTTCAACTACGAATCCGTGCTGCTGGCGCTCAACCGCAACCCCCAGCTGAAGGAGAAGCTCTGCCTGGTCTATCCGGCAGAGGGCATAGTCACCGCCGACTACCCGCTGTTGCTGCTGGATGAGGCCCAGCGCGAGGCCTATCAGAAACTGGTGGACTTTCTCAAGACGCCGGAGATGCAGCGCCAGCTGATGGCCAGCGGCTGGCGGCCGGTCAGTGCCCAGGTGGCCTTGAGCGCCGAGTTCCCCGACCGGCTGATCCTGGAGGCCCCCTTTCCCGCCACGGTGGAGGTGATCGACGCCATCCTCTTCGCCTATCTGGACCGGCAGCTGCAACCGGGCTTTGCCATCTATGTCATTGACACCTCGGGCTCCATGAGCGGGGAGGGCATGCGGCAACTCAAGGCCACCCTGCACGGCCTGACCGGCAAGGACAGCTCCATCACCGGCCAGTTCGCCCGTTACCGCCAGGGCGAGCGGATCGGTTTTTTGCCCTTTGCCGGCAAGCCCAAAGGCCTGCAAACCTGGGATTTCTCCCAGGACCCCGCCCTGCTGGCGCAGTTGGCCCAGGCGATCGACGGACTCAAGGCCAAGGGCGGCACCGCCATCTTCGACGCCCTGGTGCAGGCCTATGAGCTGGCGGCCATCGAACGGCGTAAGCAGGGTGCCGACTACCCTATCAGCCTGGTGCTCATGTCCGATGGCTCCAATACCTCGGGGCGCGACGAAGAGGCCTTCCAACGCTGGTTTGAACAGCATCGGCCACAGAACATCCCGGTCTTCAGCGTCACCTTCGGCAACGCCGATCAGGGCCAGATGCAGCGTATTGCCGAACTCACCGGCGGGCGCAGCTTCGATGGCCGCAAGCACAGCCTGTCGCAGGTGTTCAAAAAGATCCGTGGCTATCAATGA
- a CDS encoding TusE/DsrC/DsvC family sulfur relay protein — MKATIERDAEGYLLNPDDWDEDMAKELAQEEGIELNPTHWQILRFIREYFSEHRIVPDVRHVDDYLASQQDMDKKDAKKILFDLFPYGYVKQACKISGMRKPRAWSTG; from the coding sequence ATGAAAGCAACCATTGAACGCGATGCCGAAGGCTATCTGCTCAACCCCGACGATTGGGACGAAGACATGGCTAAGGAACTGGCCCAAGAAGAAGGGATTGAACTGAACCCAACCCACTGGCAGATCCTGCGCTTTATTCGGGAATACTTCAGCGAGCACCGCATAGTGCCGGACGTGCGCCACGTGGACGACTACCTGGCCAGCCAGCAGGACATGGACAAAAAAGACGCCAAGAAGATCCTCTTCGATCTGTTCCCCTACGGCTATGTCAAACAGGCCTGCAAGATCTCCGGCATGAGAAAGCCCCGCGCCTGGAGCACCGGCTAG